One genomic segment of Nonomuraea sp. NBC_00507 includes these proteins:
- a CDS encoding ParB/RepB/Spo0J family partition protein encodes MVRADQRSHIGRRQPSINSRSLELLPLTGPGAVYTETQGRMPGPAYTREGLADLISSIAELGLLHPVGVERLPGPQQGESRHRLVVGERRLSALRLGATLYHDHPNFAAVPALVCPGPLSETERRRWQLAENLAREKLQPGELAAALLLQRCAMLTDALTAAGLPVADDIARNPDPASRLHALEELRSDAGRTDLAVSWRDVLHCLGLEIPPRKASALVAAFKALPRELSADLDTHQIALATRTALARGTGGQTELAMDLWRAVRDTGRPGLITAVVREQARNPGMAVDQLLAIAEQPRGRTPLRPPVAGDAPGQPAVEAEPAATLEHALVEDTIAGMRRLVAQLRRGAIPSDRFSTGSLRMLAAEITRLLPQAAEATP; translated from the coding sequence ATGGTGAGAGCCGACCAGCGATCCCATATCGGCCGGAGACAGCCCTCCATCAACAGCCGCAGCCTCGAGCTCCTACCCCTGACCGGGCCTGGCGCGGTCTACACCGAGACACAGGGCCGGATGCCCGGCCCCGCCTACACGCGTGAGGGACTGGCAGACCTGATCAGCTCGATCGCCGAACTCGGCCTGCTGCACCCCGTGGGCGTCGAACGGTTGCCCGGCCCGCAGCAGGGGGAGTCACGCCATCGGCTCGTCGTCGGTGAACGACGTCTGAGTGCGCTCCGGCTAGGCGCAACCCTGTATCACGACCACCCAAATTTCGCCGCGGTCCCAGCCCTCGTCTGCCCTGGCCCGCTGAGCGAGACCGAGCGTCGACGATGGCAACTTGCGGAGAACCTCGCCCGGGAAAAGCTGCAGCCCGGAGAATTGGCCGCGGCGCTGCTCCTCCAGCGATGCGCCATGCTGACCGACGCTCTCACGGCAGCCGGCCTCCCTGTAGCGGACGACATCGCCCGCAATCCCGACCCGGCCAGCCGGCTACACGCTCTGGAAGAGCTGCGCAGCGACGCGGGCCGCACTGACTTGGCCGTCTCCTGGCGCGACGTCCTGCACTGCCTCGGACTCGAAATCCCGCCACGCAAGGCCTCCGCACTGGTGGCCGCCTTCAAGGCTCTGCCGCGTGAGCTGTCCGCCGACCTGGACACCCACCAGATCGCGTTGGCCACGCGGACCGCTCTCGCCCGCGGAACAGGCGGACAGACCGAGCTCGCCATGGACCTGTGGCGCGCCGTCAGAGATACAGGCCGACCCGGACTAATCACCGCCGTAGTCAGAGAGCAAGCACGCAATCCCGGCATGGCAGTCGACCAGCTGCTCGCGATAGCCGAACAGCCACGAGGTCGAACACCCCTCCGCCCACCGGTCGCCGGCGACGCTCCAGGGCAACCGGCCGTCGAAGCCGAGCCTGCGGCCACACTCGAGCATGCCCTCGTGGAGGACACCATCGCGGGGATGCGCCGCCTGGTGGCCCAGCTGCGCCGCGGCGCCATCCCCTCAGACCGGTTCTCGACCGGCTCCCTGCGCATGCTGGCCGCCGAGATCACACGGCTCCTGCCACAAGCGGCGGAGGCGACACCGTGA
- a CDS encoding DUF4417 domain-containing protein, giving the protein MADVGPLTFDDLHVPGTPPVGLPNLIPQVDSTAISALDAALGWPGYALGLRRILSPETRKIYARWQGADARTMLGLSADQQAILVGHADDDMVETLWTRRRADHLAETIADQGWDLVIGPDFSVYGNQPRAEHLIAMRRSLLVAAELAAAGAPVAPTLHWFRHEDLQRYLDWIVDRHPAGPAAVACNLQTLRTDRAWNELALPGLALIAATLPPDLPVMLCGTSRASRIAELVTLFGTRTHVITQSPLHYARHGAVMTATGRQHTDWQVPELFAANVLYYHNLLEAHR; this is encoded by the coding sequence ATGGCCGACGTCGGACCGCTGACCTTCGACGACCTTCACGTCCCGGGAACCCCGCCAGTCGGTCTCCCGAACCTGATCCCCCAAGTTGACAGCACGGCCATCAGCGCCCTGGACGCAGCGCTCGGCTGGCCGGGATACGCGTTGGGCTTGCGACGGATCCTCAGCCCCGAAACGAGAAAGATCTACGCGAGGTGGCAGGGTGCCGACGCGCGCACCATGCTCGGCCTGTCCGCCGACCAACAGGCCATCTTGGTCGGCCACGCCGATGACGACATGGTGGAAACCCTGTGGACCCGCCGCCGCGCGGACCACCTGGCAGAAACGATCGCCGATCAGGGCTGGGACCTGGTGATTGGTCCCGACTTTTCCGTCTACGGCAATCAGCCACGAGCCGAGCACCTCATCGCCATGCGCCGCAGCCTCCTGGTGGCCGCCGAGCTGGCGGCCGCCGGCGCGCCGGTGGCGCCCACCCTCCACTGGTTCCGGCACGAAGACCTCCAGCGCTACCTCGACTGGATCGTCGACCGCCATCCGGCTGGGCCGGCCGCGGTGGCCTGCAATCTGCAGACGCTCCGCACAGACCGAGCCTGGAACGAGCTCGCCCTGCCCGGCTTGGCACTGATCGCAGCAACCCTTCCGCCCGACCTGCCGGTGATGCTCTGCGGCACCAGCCGCGCCTCCCGCATCGCCGAACTCGTCACCCTATTCGGCACCCGAACCCATGTGATCACTCAAAGCCCGCTGCACTACGCACGGCATGGCGCCGTGATGACCGCGACAGGCCGCCAGCACACCGACTGGCAGGTCCCTGAACTCTTCGCGGCCAACGTCCTCTACTACCACAACCTTCTGGAGGCCCACCGATGA
- a CDS encoding amidoligase family protein encodes MSYLNNPEAFQQAYDEARARRERGEPPISYMYEDATDGLGAREGGRAFGVEIEFDLSGADDDDALEAIARDLYDAGLSRYAYQGGYHSNMREGYSDAPNGWRLESDATVAGEIVSPIMYDEPQTWRNLEKVCEIVRRHGGVATYNTGGHVHVSLHDYDHTIDNHNRLLQLNAAYEDVLFRMAQNPAARQHRGTSWCRPNQVPAGGYRSVQEVSWRNAGHGLGLNLQAVNGGRQDHAEMRMWDGSLDPSVIQTQIKTSLALVAAASRGAEADQPERLGTHRQRNAHLPRGERLRGQAWLDDTRSFRQLMDTIYRRARDKAQATALFASTRWQRPR; translated from the coding sequence GTGAGCTACCTCAATAATCCCGAGGCCTTCCAGCAGGCCTACGACGAGGCCAGAGCCCGGAGAGAGCGTGGCGAGCCACCCATCTCGTACATGTATGAGGACGCCACAGACGGGCTGGGGGCCCGCGAGGGCGGCCGCGCCTTCGGCGTGGAGATCGAATTCGACCTCTCAGGAGCAGACGACGATGATGCCCTGGAGGCCATCGCTCGAGACTTGTACGACGCGGGTCTAAGCCGGTATGCGTATCAGGGCGGCTACCACTCCAACATGCGCGAGGGCTACAGCGACGCTCCCAACGGTTGGCGCCTCGAGTCAGACGCGACCGTGGCTGGCGAGATCGTCTCCCCGATCATGTATGACGAGCCGCAAACCTGGCGAAATCTGGAAAAGGTTTGCGAAATCGTGCGCCGGCACGGGGGAGTGGCCACGTACAACACGGGAGGCCATGTCCACGTGAGCCTCCACGATTACGACCACACCATCGACAATCACAACCGGCTACTGCAGCTCAACGCCGCCTACGAGGATGTGCTCTTCAGGATGGCGCAAAACCCCGCTGCTCGACAGCACAGGGGGACGAGCTGGTGCAGGCCCAACCAAGTCCCCGCCGGCGGCTACCGAAGCGTTCAGGAGGTCAGCTGGAGGAACGCTGGCCACGGCCTTGGGCTGAATCTTCAGGCCGTTAACGGCGGTCGCCAGGACCACGCCGAAATGCGCATGTGGGACGGGTCCCTCGATCCGTCCGTCATCCAAACACAGATCAAGACCAGTCTGGCCCTGGTGGCAGCGGCATCACGCGGCGCTGAGGCGGATCAGCCTGAACGCCTGGGAACGCACCGACAGCGCAATGCCCACCTTCCCCGCGGTGAGCGCCTGCGGGGGCAAGCCTGGTTGGACGACACCAGGAGCTTCCGCCAGCTGATGGACACCATCTATCGACGGGCGCGAGACAAGGCCCAAGCCACAGCGTTATTTGCATCGACGCGCTGGCAGCGGCCTCGTTAA
- a CDS encoding endonuclease domain-containing protein codes for MSRRRRRAGCPLQGGRCATAGRVIHREIDHDHAIGLVRGPLCGPCNTANPTPPAASHHGRTPRPARHSPPTGRAHRLRRTARRPTDKRLSSQPLMAPC; via the coding sequence ATGTCCCGACGGCGGCGGCGAGCTGGCTGTCCGCTTCAGGGCGGCCGGTGCGCCACTGCCGGCCGCGTCATTCACCGTGAGATCGACCACGACCATGCCATCGGCCTGGTGCGCGGCCCGCTGTGCGGGCCTTGCAATACCGCGAATCCAACGCCGCCTGCGGCATCGCATCATGGCCGCACACCCCGGCCTGCTCGCCACTCGCCGCCTACCGGGCGAGCTCACCGGCTGCGTCGTACGGCTAGGAGACCTACAGACAAACGACTCTCATCCCAGCCCCTGATGGCACCGTGTTAA
- a CDS encoding transcriptional regulator: MNVVKWTGASAAALRQAYRLSQLEFAQRLGVSPRTVANWDTRPSLKPGTTQQRILDTALRMAPEDVRARFFLLTSATDTPPPELALLCDQEIDEMNRRELLRLFSMAGVVVAAPPLDDEIDLQWVAHASRSGRVDQANLDQFEALNSHLWRVFVLAPSKAKVYPLVQDHLAVLVRSLQHPNGPAVRRRLCSLTADLFQLAGEIFFDGDRYTDAAHCYTLAATAGKEAEAFDLWACAMTRHAYIGVYERQYDKAEPMLDLALRLARRGDSSLSTRHWVAAVQAETWAGLGDLGACERALDQAALVRDLNGEVHTGGWLRFDGDRLAEERGTCYVALRRPDLAEQVLSQALAQSLSARRRGGVLIDLAVLGLQRGDRDQVVSYGESAVELARHTGSMFIARRLRGLQDQMKPLLHDQRMDTLNQDINSLITSAA; this comes from the coding sequence GTGAACGTCGTCAAATGGACCGGCGCCTCAGCCGCCGCGCTCAGGCAGGCATACCGGCTTTCCCAGCTTGAATTCGCTCAGCGCCTGGGGGTGTCCCCGCGAACGGTGGCCAACTGGGACACCAGGCCAAGCCTCAAGCCAGGCACCACTCAGCAACGCATCCTCGACACCGCTTTGCGGATGGCTCCCGAAGACGTCCGGGCCAGGTTCTTTCTTCTGACCTCCGCCACCGACACCCCGCCGCCCGAGCTGGCACTGCTGTGCGATCAGGAGATCGACGAGATGAACCGACGAGAGTTGCTCCGCTTGTTCAGCATGGCGGGGGTGGTTGTCGCGGCGCCGCCGCTGGACGACGAAATTGACCTTCAGTGGGTTGCCCACGCCAGCCGTTCCGGACGTGTGGATCAGGCCAACCTGGACCAGTTCGAGGCCCTGAATTCTCATCTATGGCGAGTCTTCGTCTTGGCGCCGTCCAAGGCCAAGGTGTACCCGCTCGTCCAGGACCATCTGGCGGTCCTTGTTCGGAGTCTGCAACATCCCAACGGACCAGCAGTACGGCGGCGACTGTGTTCCTTGACCGCTGACCTGTTCCAGCTCGCGGGCGAAATCTTCTTCGACGGAGACCGGTACACCGACGCCGCCCACTGCTACACGCTGGCAGCCACTGCCGGCAAGGAGGCCGAAGCCTTCGACCTCTGGGCCTGTGCGATGACCCGCCACGCCTACATCGGTGTTTACGAGCGTCAATACGACAAGGCCGAACCGATGCTGGACCTCGCGCTTCGCCTTGCTCGCCGAGGAGACAGCAGCCTGTCCACCCGCCATTGGGTGGCGGCCGTCCAGGCGGAAACGTGGGCCGGGCTCGGTGACCTAGGTGCTTGCGAACGTGCATTGGATCAAGCTGCCCTGGTCCGGGACCTGAATGGAGAGGTGCACACCGGAGGTTGGCTCCGCTTCGATGGCGACCGGCTTGCCGAGGAGCGGGGTACCTGCTACGTCGCACTGCGTCGTCCAGACTTGGCCGAGCAAGTTCTTTCCCAGGCGCTGGCGCAAAGCCTCTCGGCTCGCCGACGCGGCGGCGTTCTGATCGACTTGGCGGTTCTCGGTCTGCAACGCGGCGATCGGGACCAGGTGGTGTCTTACGGAGAATCCGCGGTGGAACTCGCTCGGCACACGGGGTCGATGTTCATCGCTCGGCGTCTGCGCGGCTTGCAAGATCAGATGAAGCCGCTCCTGCATGATCAGCGAATGGATACCTTGAATCAAGACATCAATAGCCTGATCACATCGGCAGCATGA
- a CDS encoding SsgA family sporulation/cell division regulator, which yields MTITMSEVSITCRLYLRVNGLVLWRMPLRAQLSYVPRENPYAVCLTFLSYPDQDSWWIDRDAFSAAFTRHVGKGSVRLGPLPGGRSPHLVISLRCADGEVNDLVVGAGRALEFLAETFELVPSGTESSALEAGLDDFLGRAS from the coding sequence ATGACAATCACCATGTCGGAAGTCTCGATCACCTGTCGGCTCTATCTCAGGGTCAACGGCCTGGTCCTTTGGCGGATGCCGCTCAGGGCTCAGCTCTCTTACGTACCTCGAGAGAATCCGTATGCGGTATGTCTCACGTTCCTGAGTTACCCGGATCAAGATTCGTGGTGGATCGATCGTGACGCTTTCAGCGCTGCTTTCACACGGCACGTTGGCAAGGGCAGCGTACGTCTGGGTCCGTTGCCCGGCGGGAGGAGTCCGCACCTGGTGATCTCGCTCCGTTGCGCCGATGGGGAAGTCAACGATCTCGTGGTCGGTGCCGGGCGGGCCCTAGAGTTCTTGGCCGAGACCTTCGAGCTGGTCCCCAGCGGTACCGAGTCCTCCGCGCTCGAGGCTGGTCTTGACGACTTCCTCGGCCGCGCATCTTGA
- a CDS encoding DEAD/DEAH box helicase, whose translation MRPSSGPHGRSLRPPKGNHAVTDLLIRHPPVRPRRGFPTPRPDQAEVLAKLERVFRDHDRAQAVMACGSGKTFISRWHAERSQAHCTLVLLPSLSLITQFLREWRRAGNWPFDALVVCSDPSTAAGADKSGADDVADGLDLLGATQRAPVTTSAQKVSHFLTTTSSARPQVVFCTYHSLPVIRDAQRIAANQHRDAGFDLLVADEAHHLGGRPREDFRLALNPHAILARKRLFMTATPYITSRPESLSMSDERIFGPIAARLTFSAAIAQRLLTDYQVAVIADRSHDNRAGLSEGSQLLSAVMAAVQQHGLRRIISFHGRVDKAAAFATALVGKRLPDGRLLRARHLSGDMLAEQRAHALSWLANDDPEEVRVVSNAHCLAEGVDVPAVDGVVFADPLSSMTRIIQAVGRVMRPAPGKQIGTIVVPVALSADGDDDSTLLTGPFAHVWSVLRALRAHDERLAADMDRAKSAHSRRGTAPARLSRVSFVLPGNMDEASLRLRLVQEVGSQWAAFYGLLQDYADRHEGRVVPWQASWRGAPLGNWCEQQRVAYREKRLPADRARLLEQVPGWTWEREDGYWQQTLKILTALARERGTLLQDPAEPSIYDGLKAAENRHLGPWVARQRQLYRDEMLSRDRTRQLAALPGWRWDGGLPADDVAMIQALRLFCEFEHHADVGEAHMENGLPLGRWVWAVRRRKLTGRLHPALEEEIIAATPYTANGEPSFRWQVSETRWRLAYSALQRYARREGHATPPSSQIEELPDGAIHLGRWTTRQRHLYRKGRLDPQLATWLNAVPGWKWEVPLTRVEYGEPLDLGGHPHGTAKGIAAHCPCELCLDARRTRDRERLAQQRQLVDPVPAGPAQRHVQHLETSGAKRTAIQVASSVPLGVIRTLLKGECEELERSYADSLLATTLDMCTARMSQAGSRGRTTNPDNERIDIQPTLTLLDDLASRGFNRMWVARELGYAGGLQLNKHVITRRLANAIAALHTRVGDLRVPGPRRNHRIPPLAELLDQHSAHASDDRTATMAPSRRRPRPYKAVLMTGDKHCPRCGTTCPRTNFYRNPDTVDLLSPWCKPCHNEIGFRPVV comes from the coding sequence GTGCGGCCCTCCTCCGGGCCGCACGGGCGTTCACTCCGACCCCCGAAGGGCAATCACGCGGTGACTGATCTCCTGATTCGCCACCCGCCGGTCCGGCCGCGACGTGGCTTCCCCACACCGCGACCCGACCAAGCCGAGGTGCTGGCCAAGCTCGAGCGCGTCTTTCGCGATCACGACCGTGCTCAGGCGGTCATGGCTTGTGGCAGTGGCAAGACCTTTATTTCTCGCTGGCACGCCGAGCGTTCCCAGGCGCACTGCACGCTTGTCCTGCTGCCGTCGCTCTCCCTCATCACGCAATTCCTGCGCGAGTGGCGCCGTGCCGGCAATTGGCCCTTCGACGCTCTCGTGGTCTGTTCCGACCCGTCCACCGCAGCCGGCGCGGACAAGAGTGGTGCTGACGACGTTGCCGATGGACTAGACCTGCTCGGCGCGACTCAGCGCGCTCCGGTCACCACTTCCGCCCAAAAGGTCTCGCATTTCCTGACGACCACCTCCTCGGCACGACCTCAGGTGGTGTTCTGCACATACCACTCGCTGCCGGTGATCCGGGACGCGCAGCGCATCGCTGCCAACCAGCACCGTGACGCCGGATTTGACCTCCTTGTCGCCGACGAGGCGCACCACCTGGGAGGCCGCCCCCGCGAGGACTTCCGCCTGGCGCTGAACCCCCACGCGATCCTCGCGCGCAAGCGGCTCTTCATGACCGCCACTCCCTACATCACCTCCCGCCCAGAATCGCTGTCGATGAGCGACGAACGCATCTTCGGCCCTATCGCGGCCCGCCTCACTTTCAGCGCCGCCATAGCCCAGCGACTACTGACCGACTACCAGGTCGCCGTGATCGCCGATCGGTCTCACGACAATCGCGCTGGTCTATCAGAGGGTTCGCAGCTGCTCTCCGCCGTCATGGCCGCCGTCCAGCAGCACGGATTGCGCCGCATCATCTCCTTCCACGGCCGCGTCGACAAGGCCGCGGCCTTCGCTACAGCGCTCGTCGGCAAGCGCTTGCCAGACGGGCGCCTCCTTCGAGCCCGGCACCTCAGCGGGGACATGCTCGCCGAGCAACGTGCCCACGCTCTTTCCTGGTTGGCCAACGACGACCCGGAAGAAGTCCGGGTCGTGTCCAACGCCCATTGCCTGGCGGAGGGCGTCGACGTGCCCGCCGTCGACGGGGTGGTCTTCGCCGATCCCCTGAGCAGCATGACCCGGATCATCCAGGCCGTCGGGAGGGTCATGCGGCCTGCACCGGGCAAACAGATCGGCACAATCGTGGTTCCTGTCGCTCTGTCGGCCGATGGCGACGACGACAGCACCCTGTTGACTGGTCCTTTCGCGCACGTCTGGTCGGTGCTGCGTGCGCTTCGAGCGCACGACGAGCGCCTGGCGGCCGACATGGACCGCGCCAAGAGCGCTCACTCCAGGCGTGGCACCGCTCCAGCTCGGCTCAGCCGCGTCAGCTTCGTGCTTCCCGGCAACATGGACGAAGCCTCCCTTCGCCTGCGGCTGGTCCAGGAGGTGGGTTCTCAATGGGCGGCCTTCTACGGGCTGCTGCAGGACTACGCCGACCGGCACGAGGGCCGTGTCGTGCCATGGCAGGCGAGCTGGCGGGGCGCTCCGCTGGGCAACTGGTGTGAGCAGCAGCGTGTGGCCTACCGGGAGAAACGACTCCCTGCGGACCGGGCTCGCCTGCTGGAGCAGGTGCCCGGCTGGACCTGGGAACGCGAGGACGGGTACTGGCAGCAGACTCTGAAGATTCTTACCGCTCTGGCGCGCGAGCGGGGAACGTTGCTCCAGGATCCGGCCGAGCCTTCGATCTATGACGGGCTGAAGGCCGCCGAGAACCGTCACCTTGGCCCATGGGTCGCACGACAACGGCAGTTGTACCGCGACGAGATGCTCAGCCGTGATCGTACCCGTCAACTGGCTGCACTTCCGGGATGGCGCTGGGACGGAGGGCTGCCCGCCGACGACGTGGCCATGATCCAGGCTCTGCGGCTATTCTGCGAGTTCGAGCACCATGCCGACGTGGGCGAAGCTCATATGGAGAATGGCCTGCCCCTGGGCCGCTGGGTGTGGGCCGTGCGACGGCGGAAGCTGACCGGCCGACTTCATCCCGCCCTCGAAGAGGAGATCATCGCTGCCACCCCGTACACGGCCAACGGGGAGCCCAGCTTCCGCTGGCAAGTGAGCGAAACACGGTGGCGCCTCGCGTACTCCGCGCTCCAGCGCTACGCCCGACGGGAAGGGCACGCCACCCCGCCCAGCAGCCAGATCGAGGAGCTGCCCGACGGCGCTATACACCTGGGACGCTGGACAACCCGGCAACGACACCTCTACCGGAAGGGGCGCCTGGACCCTCAGCTTGCGACCTGGCTGAACGCCGTACCCGGCTGGAAATGGGAAGTGCCGTTGACCCGAGTGGAATACGGAGAGCCTCTGGACCTGGGCGGCCACCCACACGGCACAGCGAAAGGAATCGCCGCCCACTGTCCCTGCGAGCTATGTCTCGACGCCAGGCGCACCCGAGATCGCGAGCGCCTTGCGCAGCAACGACAACTGGTCGATCCCGTCCCGGCCGGCCCTGCTCAGCGCCACGTGCAACACCTTGAAACGTCCGGTGCCAAGCGAACCGCGATCCAGGTCGCCTCCAGCGTCCCTCTCGGCGTGATTCGGACCCTACTCAAGGGCGAATGCGAGGAATTGGAGCGCTCGTACGCCGACTCATTGCTGGCCACCACACTCGACATGTGCACCGCTCGCATGTCGCAGGCTGGCAGCCGCGGACGCACCACCAACCCCGACAACGAGCGCATTGACATCCAGCCCACGCTCACGCTGCTGGATGATCTCGCATCCCGTGGATTCAATCGCATGTGGGTAGCCCGAGAGCTCGGCTACGCTGGCGGCCTTCAACTCAACAAGCACGTCATCACCAGACGGCTTGCCAATGCGATCGCGGCCTTGCACACCCGCGTCGGCGACCTTCGGGTTCCCGGCCCTCGACGCAACCACCGGATCCCGCCTCTAGCGGAACTTCTGGATCAGCACTCTGCTCATGCGTCCGACGATCGCACCGCCACAATGGCGCCCTCGCGTCGGCGCCCTCGCCCCTACAAGGCAGTTCTTATGACGGGCGACAAGCACTGCCCACGGTGCGGCACCACCTGTCCTCGCACCAACTTCTACCGCAATCCGGACACGGTTGACCTGCTCAGCCCTTGGTGCAAGCCCTGCCATAACGAGATCGGCTTTCGTCCTGTCGTGTGA
- a CDS encoding ATP-binding protein, translating into MPSATALTGTLPGDSRLAVEDCESLLAYVRATVAADQRHEARPAEYLVEFLEARGLSIPDDASPDEVLADLSMTTRRRTREKSFPGLPSQVHRVRTFLADVLADCPCAEWAVLLGSELAGNAVRHSASALEGGTFTVRCEYVPSRWVQVSVIDQGELPEGHSALTGWAPAEHGRGLSIVRAVATVSGTEYTEGATRSWFRLVLPVAVPGQSGDP; encoded by the coding sequence ATGCCCAGCGCAACAGCTCTCACGGGCACGCTCCCGGGTGACAGCCGGCTGGCCGTGGAGGACTGCGAGTCGCTGCTGGCCTACGTTCGGGCCACAGTCGCGGCCGATCAGCGGCACGAGGCCAGGCCCGCGGAGTACCTGGTCGAGTTCCTGGAAGCCCGCGGCCTATCGATTCCGGACGATGCCAGCCCCGACGAGGTCCTTGCAGACCTGTCGATGACGACTCGGCGTAGAACGCGCGAGAAGAGCTTTCCCGGACTCCCATCACAAGTTCACCGCGTCCGCACCTTCCTGGCAGACGTCCTCGCCGACTGTCCCTGCGCAGAATGGGCGGTCTTGCTCGGTTCTGAGCTCGCTGGCAACGCCGTACGCCACAGCGCTTCCGCTTTGGAGGGCGGCACGTTCACGGTTCGCTGCGAATACGTCCCCAGCCGATGGGTTCAGGTGTCGGTGATCGACCAGGGCGAGCTGCCTGAGGGTCACTCGGCCCTCACGGGGTGGGCGCCGGCCGAGCACGGCCGGGGGCTCTCCATTGTCCGCGCCGTGGCCACCGTGAGCGGCACCGAATACACCGAGGGCGCCACACGGTCATGGTTCCGCCTGGTTCTGCCTGTGGCCGTGCCTGGGCAGAGCGGCGATCCCTGA
- a CDS encoding N-6 DNA methylase has translation MTDRRTLSELLQRTGDPGAAMRQLVNACAAARGLVPPFDVPAVVLDLGPLGDLSVWGPAELGAAYEAVLDDEHRAHHGTFFTPEDVALFLARFTLEGLEPRLRGQLVVVPDNALDTLVLDPTCGAGILLEWAAARLAVVCSALVTGRPDPSPGDILAVLPEVYSRSVFGVDLDPVAVEVAKAGCWLDIDGRRPFDWLDDNIIVGDALAGDMPPALAKRLDEPVPLIIIGNPPYSEHAKGRAPWLEQRRTAGMPELLPRPCMDDFRTNGRTDGKLSNLWTFFWRWAVWQALEARDPGGAVALLTPHAYLIGGAFAGMREHLRRVADEGWIVELSPEGHQAPVPSRIFPGIRTPVTIGIFARYGPPDTSTPACVRHTAVKGSRQEKFAQLRKLVAS, from the coding sequence ATGACGGACAGACGGACGCTGAGCGAGCTCCTGCAGCGTACGGGAGACCCTGGGGCAGCGATGCGGCAGTTGGTCAACGCGTGCGCGGCCGCGCGCGGTCTCGTTCCTCCGTTCGACGTGCCGGCGGTGGTACTGGATCTAGGCCCGCTCGGTGACCTGTCCGTTTGGGGGCCGGCCGAGCTTGGTGCCGCCTACGAGGCGGTGCTGGACGATGAGCACCGCGCTCATCATGGCACGTTCTTCACCCCGGAGGATGTGGCGCTGTTTCTGGCTCGCTTCACCTTGGAGGGGCTCGAGCCTCGCCTACGCGGCCAACTGGTCGTCGTGCCCGACAACGCGCTCGACACCTTGGTCCTAGATCCGACCTGTGGAGCCGGGATTCTCCTGGAATGGGCCGCCGCGCGGTTGGCTGTGGTGTGTTCGGCATTGGTCACCGGACGTCCCGACCCCTCGCCTGGCGACATCCTGGCCGTACTTCCCGAGGTCTACAGCCGCTCCGTGTTCGGCGTCGACCTCGACCCAGTCGCCGTGGAGGTCGCCAAGGCGGGCTGCTGGCTCGACATCGACGGCCGCCGTCCCTTCGACTGGCTCGACGACAACATCATCGTCGGCGACGCGCTCGCCGGTGACATGCCGCCCGCGTTGGCCAAGAGGCTGGACGAGCCCGTACCACTGATCATCATCGGCAACCCGCCCTACAGCGAGCACGCCAAGGGACGAGCGCCCTGGCTGGAACAGCGCCGCACCGCAGGTATGCCGGAACTGCTGCCCCGGCCGTGCATGGACGATTTCCGCACCAACGGCCGCACGGACGGCAAGCTGTCAAACCTGTGGACGTTCTTCTGGCGGTGGGCGGTCTGGCAAGCGCTGGAGGCCCGTGACCCGGGCGGCGCGGTAGCGCTGCTCACCCCCCACGCATACCTGATCGGCGGCGCCTTCGCCGGAATGCGGGAGCACCTGCGGCGCGTGGCCGACGAGGGCTGGATCGTGGAGTTGTCACCTGAGGGCCACCAGGCGCCTGTGCCCTCCCGCATCTTCCCTGGGATCCGCACGCCGGTGACGATCGGCATCTTCGCCCGCTATGGCCCGCCGGACACTAGCACGCCCGCCTGCGTCCGGCATACAGCCGTCAAGGGCAGTCGCCAGGAGAAGTTCGCTCAGCTGCGAAAGCTGGTGGCCTCGTGA
- a CDS encoding WDGH domain-containing protein, whose product MKTPQSCAPASAEIAADDRPVYQERAALLAFLTGHHPACIVHGDPSQPGMALLYVHTPQGQMSWHLHSEDLVLFPHVPRMTYPDGPLWDGHSTTQKYRRLDRLVRKCTPLGAAPDDLDAADVQAGQFLFIKKEDRVQVLEVREGGALLKVRRLRDHGIRFAHRRGDRWHYL is encoded by the coding sequence GTGAAGACCCCGCAGAGTTGCGCACCCGCCTCGGCCGAGATCGCCGCAGACGACCGACCGGTTTATCAGGAACGAGCCGCCCTGCTCGCATTTCTCACCGGCCACCACCCCGCCTGCATCGTTCACGGCGACCCGAGTCAGCCGGGGATGGCCCTGCTCTACGTGCACACCCCACAGGGACAAATGTCCTGGCATCTCCACTCGGAGGACCTGGTCTTGTTTCCCCACGTGCCGAGGATGACGTACCCGGATGGGCCGCTGTGGGATGGCCACAGCACCACCCAGAAGTACCGGCGCCTGGACAGGCTGGTGCGCAAGTGCACCCCTTTGGGGGCAGCGCCTGATGACCTCGATGCCGCTGATGTTCAAGCCGGCCAGTTTCTGTTCATCAAGAAGGAAGATCGCGTGCAGGTGCTGGAAGTCCGGGAGGGCGGAGCACTGCTCAAGGTCCGGCGCCTGCGCGACCATGGCATTCGCTTCGCGCACCGCCGCGGCGACCGTTGGCACTACCTGTAG